A part of Jiangella alba genomic DNA contains:
- a CDS encoding TadA family conjugal transfer-associated ATPase, with protein MKFDETLLDRIRGTLAQAAEAPTPARVAALLRSEGAVLGDAAVLEVTEALRAEIIGAGPLDPLLRRPGVTDVLVNAPDEVWIDDGDGLRRELVRFRDETAVRRLAVRLAASAGRRLDDAVPYVDARLAGGVRLHAVVPPVAPDGTVISLRVPSGRALSLGDLVAAGTVPSALEPWLTALVRARLAFLITGRTGCGKTTVLEALLGVCDPRERIVLVEDAGELRPDHPHVVRLEARVANVEGAGRIGLDVLVRQALRMRPDRIVVGEVRGAEVVDLLAALNTGHEGGCGTLHANSTADVPARLEALGLAAGLGRAAVHAQARAALDAVVHLVRDDDGRRRVVQVDVVGDGAVDVVGGGGGSDGRVGGGLATAAAFRVGGDGVVARGPGFGVLADLLARRGWEP; from the coding sequence ATGAAGTTCGACGAGACGCTGCTCGACCGCATCCGGGGCACGCTCGCGCAGGCTGCCGAGGCGCCGACGCCCGCCCGGGTCGCCGCGTTGCTGCGCTCCGAGGGCGCCGTCCTCGGCGACGCCGCGGTGCTCGAGGTCACCGAGGCGCTGCGGGCCGAGATCATCGGCGCCGGGCCGCTCGATCCGCTGTTGCGCCGTCCCGGGGTGACGGACGTGCTGGTCAACGCGCCCGATGAGGTCTGGATCGACGACGGTGACGGCTTGCGGCGCGAGCTGGTGCGGTTCCGGGACGAGACCGCGGTGCGACGGCTCGCGGTTCGGCTCGCCGCCTCGGCCGGACGCCGGCTCGACGACGCGGTTCCGTACGTCGACGCCCGGCTCGCCGGCGGCGTGCGGCTCCACGCCGTCGTGCCGCCGGTCGCGCCGGACGGCACGGTCATCTCGCTGCGGGTCCCTTCCGGGCGTGCGCTGAGCCTCGGCGACCTAGTCGCCGCGGGCACGGTCCCCAGCGCGCTGGAGCCCTGGCTGACGGCGCTCGTGCGGGCTCGGCTGGCGTTCCTGATCACCGGGCGGACGGGCTGCGGCAAGACCACGGTGCTCGAGGCGTTGCTCGGCGTCTGCGATCCACGTGAGCGCATCGTGCTCGTCGAAGATGCCGGCGAGCTGCGTCCCGATCACCCGCACGTGGTCCGGCTCGAGGCGCGTGTGGCCAACGTCGAAGGTGCCGGTCGCATCGGACTCGACGTGTTGGTCCGGCAGGCGTTGCGCATGCGGCCCGACCGGATCGTCGTCGGCGAGGTGCGTGGTGCCGAGGTCGTCGATCTGCTGGCCGCACTGAACACGGGTCACGAGGGCGGCTGCGGAACTCTGCACGCCAACTCGACGGCGGACGTGCCGGCGCGACTGGAGGCGCTCGGGCTGGCGGCGGGGTTGGGGCGGGCGGCGGTGCACGCTCAGGCACGGGCGGCTCTCGATGCCGTGGTCCACCTCGTCAGAGACGACGACGGCCGGCGCCGGGTGGTGCAGGTCGACGTGGTCGGCGACGGTGCGGTCGACGTGGTCGGCGGTGGCGGCGGATCGGACGGTCGGGTCGGCGGCGGACTGGCGACGGCGGCGGCCTTCCGGGTCGGCGGCGACGGCGTGGTGGCGCGCGGTCCGGGGTTCGGCGTGCTGGCCGATCTGCTCGCGCGGCGGGGGTGGGAACCGTGA
- a CDS encoding type II secretion system F family protein — translation MTGLLAIVLGGLAAVVWAGRPSLLETRLGRPAGRAAVLRRLPPRLLLIGGSVVAGSAGLTVAGTAGLVAGLLAVPLGRVWLRRRRQRLDRRRRESDVAEGCVALAGELASGVPPAHALGAVADEWPELFGPAAGRTALGGDPSDALRATGALPGAGALHAVAAAWEVSERTGAAPSTVLVAVADSVRAEATVRRESDAQLAAVRATARLMACLPVATLLLFSSGDGDALGFLTGTPYGLACLVLAVLFVAAGLFWVDRVSRQTRSSWEP, via the coding sequence GTGACGGGGCTGCTGGCGATCGTGCTGGGTGGGTTGGCGGCGGTCGTGTGGGCCGGGCGTCCGTCGTTGCTGGAGACTCGGCTCGGACGGCCCGCGGGTCGTGCTGCGGTGTTGAGGCGGCTGCCGCCACGACTCCTGCTCATCGGCGGGTCGGTCGTCGCCGGATCGGCCGGCCTCACGGTCGCGGGAACGGCCGGGCTGGTGGCCGGCCTGCTCGCGGTCCCACTCGGACGGGTCTGGCTGCGGCGCCGGCGGCAGCGGCTGGACCGGCGACGCCGCGAGTCCGACGTCGCGGAAGGCTGCGTCGCGCTCGCGGGTGAGCTCGCGTCGGGCGTGCCGCCCGCCCACGCACTGGGCGCGGTCGCCGACGAGTGGCCCGAGCTGTTCGGCCCCGCCGCGGGTCGAACCGCCCTCGGCGGCGACCCTTCTGACGCCCTGCGCGCCACCGGCGCACTTCCGGGAGCGGGGGCGCTGCATGCGGTCGCGGCGGCCTGGGAGGTGTCCGAGCGCACGGGTGCCGCGCCGTCCACAGTGCTCGTCGCGGTGGCCGACTCGGTGCGCGCCGAGGCGACCGTCCGGCGCGAGTCCGATGCCCAGTTGGCGGCTGTCCGGGCGACGGCACGGCTGATGGCGTGCCTGCCGGTGGCGACGTTGCTGCTGTTCTCGTCGGGTGACGGCGACGCGCTCGGCTTCCTGACCGGGACGCCGTACGGGCTCGCGTGCCTGGTGCTCGCCGTGCTGTTCGTCGCAGCCGGCCTGTTCTGGGTCGACCGGGTGTCGCGGCAGACCAGGTCGTCATGGGAGCCGTGA